A window from Anaerolineae bacterium encodes these proteins:
- a CDS encoding SAM-dependent methyltransferase, with amino-acid sequence MASDYKQLVRDNVLDEEFFINATFTGHQRKHTLPWLKVVIRPVELKGKRYLQFSYFEPDKDITKNYTGDEVKEKLDQLLALPFKGINLKTKTGNLHVQFTKKGKAIVHKTTAPAPQKGPDLAHDRQKELLLPATAPNPFLQTIGLMTKDGKIKAGMQGKLKQINEFLKLVQQTGELEKFDKTPLYLVDFGCGSAYLTFAIYHYLNHMVGLPTQVTGVDLKADLLKKQAEQVQALGWTNLTFQTTSIMDFEPETPPDLVLALHACDTATDEALARAITWQSKLIFCAPCCHHHLQQQLNQQPAPAPFKPVMRHGILKERQGDILTDTFRALILRIRGYRTEVVEFVSPEHTSKNLMIRAVKVAASGEARFVQEYKALKQFWGVEPYLEQLLAGEKPIF; translated from the coding sequence ATGGCGAGCGATTATAAACAACTGGTCAGGGACAACGTGCTTGATGAAGAATTTTTTATAAACGCGACCTTCACCGGCCACCAACGAAAGCATACGCTTCCCTGGCTGAAAGTTGTTATTCGGCCGGTGGAGCTAAAGGGCAAAAGATACCTCCAGTTTTCTTACTTTGAGCCGGATAAAGATATTACTAAAAACTACACGGGCGACGAGGTAAAAGAAAAACTGGACCAACTACTGGCCTTACCCTTTAAGGGGATCAATCTGAAAACAAAAACAGGCAATCTGCATGTGCAGTTCACCAAAAAAGGCAAAGCCATTGTTCATAAAACAACCGCTCCTGCCCCACAAAAAGGGCCGGACCTGGCGCACGATCGTCAAAAAGAGCTGTTGCTGCCGGCCACCGCGCCCAACCCTTTTTTGCAAACCATCGGGTTGATGACCAAAGATGGTAAAATTAAGGCCGGGATGCAGGGCAAGCTTAAACAAATCAACGAATTTTTGAAGCTGGTTCAGCAAACAGGAGAATTAGAGAAGTTTGATAAAACCCCGCTTTATCTGGTGGATTTTGGGTGTGGCAGCGCCTATTTAACCTTTGCCATCTACCATTACCTGAATCATATGGTGGGGCTGCCAACTCAAGTCACCGGCGTTGACCTAAAAGCGGACCTTTTGAAAAAGCAGGCTGAGCAGGTCCAGGCCCTGGGTTGGACAAATTTAACCTTTCAAACAACAAGCATCATGGACTTTGAACCTGAGACTCCGCCTGACCTTGTTTTGGCCCTGCACGCCTGTGATACCGCCACAGATGAAGCCCTGGCCCGGGCGATAACCTGGCAGAGCAAACTCATTTTTTGCGCCCCGTGTTGCCACCACCATCTACAACAACAACTCAACCAACAGCCTGCGCCCGCGCCGTTTAAGCCCGTGATGCGGCATGGCATTTTAAAAGAGCGGCAAGGGGACATTTTAACCGATACCTTCCGCGCTCTGATTTTGCGGATAAGGGGCTATCGCACCGAGGTGGTGGAGTTTGTTTCCCCTGAGCATACCTCTAAAAACCTGATGATCCGGGCGGTAAAAGTGGCCGCCTCTGGCGAGGCCAGATTTGTTCAGGAATATAAAGCCCTAAAACAGTTTTGGGGCGTTGAACCTTATCTTGAGCAACTTTTGGCCGGAGAAAAACCCATATTCTGA
- a CDS encoding response regulator — protein sequence MAAPNILVIDSDEGFGNMLKEGLQNSGHYRAKCVHTGSNALEAVIEEPFDLVIIDMDLADMSPLTLVQAIREAKSGMRIMMIPLMGQDLPDQVKSLDINGVLTKPFFVGDLPDLINQALGRRPPPPPIFPGAPGSPATQTPPPPTKAPQTAGEKEDPPPAIADEEGSMPAIAAVPQETIRFLRANESEILRLLDDLNVEVRAEAILLIAGRELIAQAGMLDRDHCEELTLLVAQSSQAAAQAARFLGEQGGSFIQSLHEGEAYRLYTLTLGERILLSLALSSNVPLGMIRHQCRQVAEQLSRFII from the coding sequence ATGGCTGCACCAAATATCCTTGTAATTGATAGCGACGAAGGTTTTGGCAACATGCTCAAGGAGGGGCTACAAAACAGCGGGCATTACCGGGCCAAGTGCGTGCATACCGGCAGCAATGCCCTGGAAGCGGTCATAGAAGAACCCTTTGACCTGGTCATCATAGACATGGATCTGGCCGATATGTCGCCGCTAACCCTGGTGCAGGCCATCCGTGAGGCTAAAAGCGGGATGCGCATTATGATGATCCCCCTGATGGGCCAAGACTTGCCCGACCAGGTCAAATCGCTGGACATTAATGGGGTGCTAACCAAACCCTTTTTTGTGGGCGATTTACCCGATTTGATAAACCAGGCTCTTGGCCGGCGCCCCCCCCCTCCACCCATTTTTCCCGGCGCGCCCGGTTCGCCCGCAACGCAGACCCCACCCCCGCCCACCAAAGCGCCGCAAACGGCTGGAGAAAAGGAAGATCCACCGCCAGCCATTGCGGATGAGGAGGGATCAATGCCGGCCATTGCCGCTGTGCCCCAAGAAACCATTCGCTTTTTGCGGGCCAACGAAAGTGAAATTTTGCGGCTGTTGGATGACTTAAACGTGGAGGTTCGGGCCGAGGCCATTTTGCTCATTGCCGGGCGGGAATTGATTGCCCAGGCCGGAATGTTAGACCGCGACCACTGTGAGGAATTGACGCTGCTGGTCGCCCAAAGCTCGCAAGCAGCGGCCCAGGCCGCTCGCTTTTTGGGCGAACAGGGTGGTTCTTTTATCCAAAGTTTGCACGAAGGTGAGGCGTACCGCCTTTATACCTTAACTTTGGGCGAGAGAATTTTGTTATCCCTGGCGCTCAGTTCCAATGTGCCGTTGGGGATGATTCGCCATCAGTGCCGGCAGGTGGCGGAGCAACTCTCCCGGTTCATTATTTAA
- a CDS encoding zf-HC2 domain-containing protein — MPEYTNHQPNIEDARDLLSPYLDGEVTGEERALVEQALATSPELRDDLDTLRQTIALVADLPPVAAHRPFTLSKASALATSSIPRKSFNLPAWLGGLAAAAAVLVCVLAVGGLFLRGQLGGNIQPAAEIAQYAAEEQAAEEEPAAEEPSDQNTPAEEIWETGEIEKEVAVEKEAEKAVEAEAPAPPAAEAPPAELPAEEPAAEEAVEAAPATVGKVIKTEESLVDEATQDMASAVGEVETSPEANVTREADNAELIAPAVQTTATPHAMPTPTVTTAALAAELAEEKAGDVAEGGVEQPTGTGRATTPPAPESQQEQKVSLPTPTLAASPTAPTRLTAIPSDTPLAKVTGVATFAPEDTSIKTRPWIAGLVVALGVIFIGFIVWLVIRRRR, encoded by the coding sequence ATGCCAGAGTATACTAACCACCAACCAAATATTGAAGACGCGCGTGATTTGCTTTCGCCATATTTGGATGGTGAAGTAACCGGCGAGGAGCGCGCCCTGGTTGAGCAGGCCCTGGCTACATCGCCTGAATTACGCGACGACCTGGATACGCTGCGCCAAACAATAGCGCTGGTAGCAGACCTTCCCCCCGTGGCGGCGCACCGTCCTTTTACGCTTTCTAAAGCCAGCGCGCTGGCCACATCGTCTATCCCCAGAAAATCTTTTAACTTGCCGGCCTGGCTGGGTGGTTTGGCTGCCGCTGCCGCCGTGCTGGTGTGCGTGCTGGCCGTTGGCGGGCTTTTCTTGCGTGGGCAACTCGGCGGGAACATACAACCTGCCGCAGAGATAGCGCAGTATGCGGCTGAAGAACAAGCCGCCGAGGAAGAGCCAGCAGCGGAGGAACCATCTGACCAGAACACCCCGGCCGAAGAGATTTGGGAAACGGGAGAGATTGAAAAGGAAGTTGCGGTAGAGAAGGAGGCCGAAAAGGCGGTTGAGGCTGAAGCGCCAGCTCCCCCGGCCGCAGAAGCACCCCCCGCCGAGTTACCGGCTGAAGAACCGGCTGCAGAAGAAGCTGTTGAAGCCGCCCCCGCCACAGTTGGGAAAGTGATCAAGACGGAAGAATCTCTGGTTGATGAAGCTACCCAAGATATGGCTTCAGCCGTAGGCGAGGTAGAAACATCTCCTGAAGCCAACGTGACCAGGGAGGCAGATAACGCCGAACTTATTGCCCCTGCTGTTCAGACTACGGCTACGCCTCACGCCATGCCTACGCCTACTGTCACCACTGCTGCCCTGGCCGCCGAACTGGCCGAGGAGAAAGCCGGCGACGTAGCCGAAGGGGGCGTCGAACAACCAACAGGGACCGGCAGAGCAACGACACCCCCTGCCCCCGAGTCCCAACAAGAGCAAAAAGTGTCCTTGCCTACGCCCACCCTCGCGGCCAGCCCTACGGCGCCGACCCGCCTGACGGCCATCCCGTCGGATACACCGTTGGCAAAAGTCACTGGTGTGGCAACATTTGCCCCTGAAGACACCTCCATAAAAACCCGGCCCTGGATTGCGGGTTTGGTGGTGGCGCTGGGCGTGATCTTCATCGGCTTCATCGTCTGGCTGGTCATTCGCCGGCGAAGGTGA